In Toxotes jaculatrix isolate fToxJac2 chromosome 11, fToxJac2.pri, whole genome shotgun sequence, a single genomic region encodes these proteins:
- the ikzf5 gene encoding zinc finger protein Pegasus isoform X1 translates to MGEEKPDTLDFVKDFQEYLSQQTQHVNMISGSVSGVKEADELPAADCSQNGLDHPSVDMSLEDSSGILVDGFERTYDGKLKCRYCNYATRGTARLIEHIRIHTGEKPHRCHLCPFASAYERHLEAHMRSHTGEKPYKCELCSFRCSDRSNLSHHRRRRHKLLPMKGARSLSHKKMLSVLQKKASSLGYGRRLLINFSPPSMVVHKADNVNDFSHELPHLRQETYENQNRAVEDGLSTNQNHHHHDMVMDNPLNQLSTLAGQLASLPSESQAQTQPPMSPGAESIVDEKPFLIQQPHPATAPVAVTASMAHASSSSPITPEPRAPPHSNCSPGGGPSSDHSGRTSTPSISNSQPSTPAPGLSAPLQDPHMLHHCQHCDIYFPDNILYTIHMGCHGYENPFQCNICGYKCKSKYDFACHFARGQHK, encoded by the exons ATGGGTGAGGAAAAGCCGGACACGCTGGACTTTGTGAAGGATTTCCAGGAGTATCTGAGCCAGCAGACTCAACATGTCAACATGATATCAGGCTCTGTCAGCGGCGTCAAGGAGGCGGACGAGCTGCCGGCAG CAGACTGCAGTCAGAATGGACTGGATCACCCCTCCGTAGACATGTCACTGGAGGACAGCTCAGGGATCCTTGTGGATGGTTTTGAGAGAACCTATGATGGCAAGCTGAAGTGCCGCTACTGCAACTATGCCACCAGAGGCACAGCACGACTAATTGAGCACATCCGAATTCACACAG GAGAGAAGCCGCACCGCTGCCACCTCTGCCCATTTGCTTCGGCCTACGAACGCCACCTGGAGGCCCACATGCGATCACACACAGGCGAGAAGCCTTACAAGTGTGAGCTGTGCTCCTTCCGCTGCAGCGACCGTAGCAACTTGTCGCACCATCGCCGCAGGCGCCACAAACTCCTCCCAATGAAAGGTGCACGCTCACTTTCCCACAAGAAGATGCTGAGTGTTTTACAGAAGAAGGCCAGCTCACTGGGCTATGGCCGTCGGCTCCTCATCAACTTCAGCCCCCCTTCTATGGTGGTTCACAAGGCTGACAACGTGAATGACTTCTCCCATGAGCTGCCCCACTTACGTCAGGAGACCTATGAAAATCAGAATCGGGCAGTCGAGGATGGGCTCTCCACAAATCAAAATCACCATCATCACGATATGGTCATGGATAACCCCCTGAACCAGCTGTCCACCCTGGCAGGCCAGTTGGCCAGCCTCCCTTCAGAGTCGCAGGCCCAGACTCAACCTCCCATGTCTCCTGGAGCAGAATCTATCGTTGATGAGAAGCCCTTCCTCATCCAGCAGCCTCACCCTGCCACAGCTCCTGTGGCTGTTACAGCCAGCATGGCCcatgcctcctcttcttccccgATCACCCCAGAGCCCCGGGCTCCTCCCCACAGCAATTGCAGCCCTGGAGGGGGACCCAGCAGCGACCACAGTGGGCGCACCAGTACCCCTAGTATCTCCAACAGCCAACCCAGTACGCCAGCTCCAGGCCTGTCCGCCCCACTCCAAGACCCCCACATGCTGCATCACTGCCAGCACTGTGACATCTACTTCCCTGACAACATCCTCTACACCATCCACATGGGCTGCCACGGCTACGAGAACCCATTCCAGTGCAACATCTGCGGCTACAAGTGCAAGAGCAAGTACGACTTTGCGTGCCACTTTGCCCGCGGGCAGCACAAGTAA
- the ikzf5 gene encoding zinc finger protein Pegasus isoform X2: protein MGEEKPDTLDFVKDFQEYLSQQTQHVNMISGSVSGVKEADELPADCSQNGLDHPSVDMSLEDSSGILVDGFERTYDGKLKCRYCNYATRGTARLIEHIRIHTGEKPHRCHLCPFASAYERHLEAHMRSHTGEKPYKCELCSFRCSDRSNLSHHRRRRHKLLPMKGARSLSHKKMLSVLQKKASSLGYGRRLLINFSPPSMVVHKADNVNDFSHELPHLRQETYENQNRAVEDGLSTNQNHHHHDMVMDNPLNQLSTLAGQLASLPSESQAQTQPPMSPGAESIVDEKPFLIQQPHPATAPVAVTASMAHASSSSPITPEPRAPPHSNCSPGGGPSSDHSGRTSTPSISNSQPSTPAPGLSAPLQDPHMLHHCQHCDIYFPDNILYTIHMGCHGYENPFQCNICGYKCKSKYDFACHFARGQHK from the exons ATGGGTGAGGAAAAGCCGGACACGCTGGACTTTGTGAAGGATTTCCAGGAGTATCTGAGCCAGCAGACTCAACATGTCAACATGATATCAGGCTCTGTCAGCGGCGTCAAGGAGGCGGACGAGCTGCCGGCAG ACTGCAGTCAGAATGGACTGGATCACCCCTCCGTAGACATGTCACTGGAGGACAGCTCAGGGATCCTTGTGGATGGTTTTGAGAGAACCTATGATGGCAAGCTGAAGTGCCGCTACTGCAACTATGCCACCAGAGGCACAGCACGACTAATTGAGCACATCCGAATTCACACAG GAGAGAAGCCGCACCGCTGCCACCTCTGCCCATTTGCTTCGGCCTACGAACGCCACCTGGAGGCCCACATGCGATCACACACAGGCGAGAAGCCTTACAAGTGTGAGCTGTGCTCCTTCCGCTGCAGCGACCGTAGCAACTTGTCGCACCATCGCCGCAGGCGCCACAAACTCCTCCCAATGAAAGGTGCACGCTCACTTTCCCACAAGAAGATGCTGAGTGTTTTACAGAAGAAGGCCAGCTCACTGGGCTATGGCCGTCGGCTCCTCATCAACTTCAGCCCCCCTTCTATGGTGGTTCACAAGGCTGACAACGTGAATGACTTCTCCCATGAGCTGCCCCACTTACGTCAGGAGACCTATGAAAATCAGAATCGGGCAGTCGAGGATGGGCTCTCCACAAATCAAAATCACCATCATCACGATATGGTCATGGATAACCCCCTGAACCAGCTGTCCACCCTGGCAGGCCAGTTGGCCAGCCTCCCTTCAGAGTCGCAGGCCCAGACTCAACCTCCCATGTCTCCTGGAGCAGAATCTATCGTTGATGAGAAGCCCTTCCTCATCCAGCAGCCTCACCCTGCCACAGCTCCTGTGGCTGTTACAGCCAGCATGGCCcatgcctcctcttcttccccgATCACCCCAGAGCCCCGGGCTCCTCCCCACAGCAATTGCAGCCCTGGAGGGGGACCCAGCAGCGACCACAGTGGGCGCACCAGTACCCCTAGTATCTCCAACAGCCAACCCAGTACGCCAGCTCCAGGCCTGTCCGCCCCACTCCAAGACCCCCACATGCTGCATCACTGCCAGCACTGTGACATCTACTTCCCTGACAACATCCTCTACACCATCCACATGGGCTGCCACGGCTACGAGAACCCATTCCAGTGCAACATCTGCGGCTACAAGTGCAAGAGCAAGTACGACTTTGCGTGCCACTTTGCCCGCGGGCAGCACAAGTAA